Proteins encoded within one genomic window of Episyrphus balteatus chromosome 1, idEpiBalt1.1, whole genome shotgun sequence:
- the LOC129913825 gene encoding NF-kappa-B essential modulator-like isoform X1, producing MSDEESFVILGTSPTSSMDTINSLPMASNSPVTKEPIVAGGDLVNGVVKTNGLTVSQLLTSTSSEGSQFSIVQNNDSLALLKMTKAFDEELIADCVSQAPSKILTSSTISKQLIEACENGKPESCHSNGSDNNSMNSTNSAKPEASLAASFILGEVNSDVLKASVYSQFPSICSMSACPEDVVKLQNMMSEYMELKKTLLNTNITMKQLYDQTQKWKADVKAMEDDRRAEIAKLRNENLELRRDLDLKVEQIHINEEARRKEHEEFIQSLSEKTAKIENMSSQIQKLEQQQLASFEFIPKNATEQTASNQAIEATEGAAAAATEYVTTMEHKRVIKDFERQLSVIVAENLELKDMQQQYIDEINCLKVNLVAAEELQKKSDADIQFLKASDVEKSEMFNKFEAERKSLRIDLDVLTQQLEIYSKDFKTEQESRENLANEKDQLLSDLREMQKKNQELIQEAQKNFEEHTKQVMTQTGAFPKTRTQPVASPRPSIYSPENNFNCPICGKIFKTLCILQTHVNQCLDGN from the exons ATGTCTGACGAGGAATCCTTTGTTATTTTGGGTACATCACCGACATCGTCAATGGACACGATTAATTCGCTGCCAATGGCTTCAAATTCACCAGTGACGAAGGAACCAATCGTTGCTGGTGGTGATTTAGTCAACGGAGTCGTCAAAACTAATGGACTCACTGTAAGTCAATTATTGACATCGACTTCATCCGAAGGAAGTCAATTTAGTATTGTTCAAAATAACGATTCACTTGCTCTACTAAAAATGACAAAAGCATTCGATGAAGAATTAATTGCCGACTGTGTATCGCAAGCTCCATCTAAAATACTCACTTCGAGTACGATTTCCAAGCAATTAATTGAAGCTTGTGAAAATGGCAAACCTGAAAGTTGTCATTCAAATGGATCAGATAATAATTCAATGAATTCGACAAACTCTGCCAAGCCAGAGGCTTCGCTGGCAGCAAGTTTTATTCTCGGAGAAGTAAACTCGGACGTTTTAAAAGCAAGTGTTTATTCACAATTTCCAAGTATTTGTTCGATGAGTGCTTGTCCGGAGGATGTTGTCAAATTGCAAAATATGATGTCCGAATATATGGAATTGAAAA aaactttACTTAATACAAATATAACAATGAAACAATTGTATGATCAAACACAAAAATGGAAAGCTGATGTTAAAGCAATGGAAGATGATCGCAGAGCTGAAATTGCTAAG CTTCGGAACGAAAATCTTGAATTGCGTCGTG ATCTTGATCTTAAAGTTGAACAAATCCACATCAATGAAGAAGCTAGACGCAAAGAACATGAAGAATTCATCCAAAGTTTGTCTGAGAAAACtgctaaaattgaaaatatgagttcacaaattcaaaaactagaacaacaacaattg gctTCTTTTGAATTTATTCCCAAAAACGCAACCGAACAGACGGCCAGTAATCAAGCAATTGAAGCGACAGAGGGAGCAGCAGCTGCTGCTACTGAATATGTTACCACAATGGAACATAAACGTGTcattaaagattttgaaagacAACTGTCAGTTATAGTTGCTGAAAATTTAGAACTTAAAGATATG CAACAACAATATATTGACGAAATCAATTGCCTCAAAGTAAATCTAGTTGCTGCTGAAGAATTGCAAAAGAAATCCGATGCCGACATACAATTCCTCAAAGCAAGTGACGTGGAGAAGAgtgaaatgtttaataaattcgAAGCTGAACGTAAAAGCCTTCGAATTGATCTTGATGTTTTGACACAACAACTTGAAATCTATTCGAAGGATTTCAAAACCGAACAAGAATCACGAGAGAATCTAGCAAACGAAAAGGATCAGTTGTTATCTGATTTGCGCGAAATGCAGAAGAAAAACCAAGAACTAATTCAAGAGGCTCAAAAGAA TTTTGAGGAACACACAAAACAAGTTATGACCCAAACAGGAGCTTTTCCAAAGACCAGAACTCAGCCAGT
- the LOC129913825 gene encoding NF-kappa-B essential modulator-like isoform X2, protein MSDEESFVILGTSPTSSMDTINSLPMASNSPVTKEPIVAGGDLVNGVVKTNGLTVSQLLTSTSSEGSQFSIVQNNDSLALLKMTKAFDEELIADCVSQAPSKILTSSTISKQLIEACENGKPESCHSNGSDNNSMNSTNSAKPEASLAASFILGEVNSDVLKASVYSQFPSICSMSACPEDVVKLQNMMSEYMELKKTLLNTNITMKQLYDQTQKWKADVKAMEDDRRAEIAKLRNENLELRRDLDLKVEQIHINEEARRKEHEEFIQSLSEKTAKIENMSSQIQKLEQQQLTASNQAIEATEGAAAAATEYVTTMEHKRVIKDFERQLSVIVAENLELKDMQQQYIDEINCLKVNLVAAEELQKKSDADIQFLKASDVEKSEMFNKFEAERKSLRIDLDVLTQQLEIYSKDFKTEQESRENLANEKDQLLSDLREMQKKNQELIQEAQKNFEEHTKQVMTQTGAFPKTRTQPVASPRPSIYSPENNFNCPICGKIFKTLCILQTHVNQCLDGN, encoded by the exons ATGTCTGACGAGGAATCCTTTGTTATTTTGGGTACATCACCGACATCGTCAATGGACACGATTAATTCGCTGCCAATGGCTTCAAATTCACCAGTGACGAAGGAACCAATCGTTGCTGGTGGTGATTTAGTCAACGGAGTCGTCAAAACTAATGGACTCACTGTAAGTCAATTATTGACATCGACTTCATCCGAAGGAAGTCAATTTAGTATTGTTCAAAATAACGATTCACTTGCTCTACTAAAAATGACAAAAGCATTCGATGAAGAATTAATTGCCGACTGTGTATCGCAAGCTCCATCTAAAATACTCACTTCGAGTACGATTTCCAAGCAATTAATTGAAGCTTGTGAAAATGGCAAACCTGAAAGTTGTCATTCAAATGGATCAGATAATAATTCAATGAATTCGACAAACTCTGCCAAGCCAGAGGCTTCGCTGGCAGCAAGTTTTATTCTCGGAGAAGTAAACTCGGACGTTTTAAAAGCAAGTGTTTATTCACAATTTCCAAGTATTTGTTCGATGAGTGCTTGTCCGGAGGATGTTGTCAAATTGCAAAATATGATGTCCGAATATATGGAATTGAAAA aaactttACTTAATACAAATATAACAATGAAACAATTGTATGATCAAACACAAAAATGGAAAGCTGATGTTAAAGCAATGGAAGATGATCGCAGAGCTGAAATTGCTAAG CTTCGGAACGAAAATCTTGAATTGCGTCGTG ATCTTGATCTTAAAGTTGAACAAATCCACATCAATGAAGAAGCTAGACGCAAAGAACATGAAGAATTCATCCAAAGTTTGTCTGAGAAAACtgctaaaattgaaaatatgagttcacaaattcaaaaactagaacaacaacaattg ACGGCCAGTAATCAAGCAATTGAAGCGACAGAGGGAGCAGCAGCTGCTGCTACTGAATATGTTACCACAATGGAACATAAACGTGTcattaaagattttgaaagacAACTGTCAGTTATAGTTGCTGAAAATTTAGAACTTAAAGATATG CAACAACAATATATTGACGAAATCAATTGCCTCAAAGTAAATCTAGTTGCTGCTGAAGAATTGCAAAAGAAATCCGATGCCGACATACAATTCCTCAAAGCAAGTGACGTGGAGAAGAgtgaaatgtttaataaattcgAAGCTGAACGTAAAAGCCTTCGAATTGATCTTGATGTTTTGACACAACAACTTGAAATCTATTCGAAGGATTTCAAAACCGAACAAGAATCACGAGAGAATCTAGCAAACGAAAAGGATCAGTTGTTATCTGATTTGCGCGAAATGCAGAAGAAAAACCAAGAACTAATTCAAGAGGCTCAAAAGAA TTTTGAGGAACACACAAAACAAGTTATGACCCAAACAGGAGCTTTTCCAAAGACCAGAACTCAGCCAGT